In the genome of Hydrogenispora ethanolica, the window GCATTCCGCCGGAGGGTGTTTTATGAAGACGGGAATGGCATCCGCCGTCAATGAATCCCCATCCGCTGTTTGAAATCCTTCAGATGGGTCCGGCTCACCGGAACCTCGTCGCTCTCGTAACCGTTCATCACCAGATTGTAGGTATGGTTGAACCAGGGGATGATCTCCTTGATGTCCTTCAAATTGACCAAGAAGCTTTTGTGGGTCCGGAAGAAAGAGAACCGGCCCAGCTTCTGTTCGAAGCTGGAGAGCGTGTTCATGCTGGAAAACTGGCCGTCCTTGCTCTTAATCAGCGTTTTATTCCCGCTGGTATAACAGTAGACGATCTGTTCCGGCTTTAAGACGACGAAACGATCGTTCTCCCAGACCGTGATCGCTTCCAAGGCAGCGGGTCGCAACTCCCCGGCCAGCCGGTTGACGGTTTTCAGCAGCCGCTCGGCCCGGAGCGGCTTGAGCAGATAATCGTAGACGTTCAGCTCGAAAGCATCCACGGCCGATTCGGCGTTTTCCGCCAGCCAAACCACCCGGACCGCCTCGGCGATCTCGGCGATCTTCCGGGTGATCTCCAGGACCCGGTGGCGGTTGGCGCCCAGATGAATAAAGACGATATCCGGGTGCCGAAGGGTGATCCATTCCAGGCTCTTGTCCATGGTGCAGATTTCGCCGCTACAATCGAGTTCTTTCAGATTCTCAAGGTATGTTTTCAGTTCATTGGCGATTTCCGCTGGGAAGTCAACGATCAGCGTCTTGAGTATCATTGCCATGCCTCGCTGCCTTGGGAATAATAGGGAGAGTCGCTTCATAAATGCTGAAAAGCCCAAGTCTATATAAGTATAGCATTTTTTCAAAGCTTTTTCGTTACGCCTGGTTTAAAAGCGTTGTGATAAATCCCGTCCGAAGGTCGGGGTGTTCACAAAAGCTTAGAAAAGCAAGTGATAAAGTCGTTTGAAATCTTTTTGCAAGGCAATTTCCGGTTCGTAAGACTTTATCACATGGCTTTTAAAAGAAAAGTGTTTCTGTCTCAACGATCAGCCCATCGCTTCACTCCATCTCATTCCGACCCGAAAATCCTCCCCAAGCTCAAAAAGGGCAACCCGCGTCGCGCTTGGTTGCCCCTAGATCATTTGATCGAAAACTCCCTCAATACCGTAACTTCAATGTCTTAATCTCATACGGCTTGATTTCAAATTCCAGTGCACCGTCACAAAACTCCAGCTGTTGCAGCGGCTTCTCCAACAGATCGCATTCCCAGGCTTCCAGCAGCGCTC includes:
- a CDS encoding LytR/AlgR family response regulator transcription factor, with protein sequence MILKTLIVDFPAEIANELKTYLENLKELDCSGEICTMDKSLEWITLRHPDIVFIHLGANRHRVLEITRKIAEIAEAVRVVWLAENAESAVDAFELNVYDYLLKPLRAERLLKTVNRLAGELRPAALEAITVWENDRFVVLKPEQIVYCYTSGNKTLIKSKDGQFSSMNTLSSFEQKLGRFSFFRTHKSFLVNLKDIKEIIPWFNHTYNLVMNGYESDEVPVSRTHLKDFKQRMGIH